In the genome of Xanthobacteraceae bacterium, one region contains:
- a CDS encoding ATP-binding cassette domain-containing protein: MTAVLEAKSVNKAFGSVVAANDINVTVKRAERLGLIGTNGAGKTTFVNIVTGYIKPDSGTISLEGRNITGQAPREITREGVCRSFQVPQLYLTLTAAQNLAVGLGIAEGSAFSPYATVDEKMERTIENLLERFRLTDYRDQLVSELPGGVRKLIDIALAVTRKPKILLLDEPTSGVAAEQKFALMDIVMAALDDDVTVLFVEHDMDIVSRYAQRVLAFYDGKIIADDSPQAVLDNETVRRHITGTAG, from the coding sequence ATGACCGCCGTGCTCGAAGCGAAAAGCGTCAACAAGGCGTTCGGCTCTGTCGTCGCCGCGAACGACATCAATGTCACGGTGAAACGGGCGGAGCGGCTCGGTCTGATCGGCACCAACGGCGCGGGCAAAACCACGTTCGTCAACATCGTCACCGGCTACATCAAGCCCGACAGCGGCACGATCTCGCTTGAAGGCCGGAACATAACGGGCCAGGCGCCGCGCGAAATTACGCGCGAAGGTGTTTGCCGCTCGTTCCAGGTGCCGCAACTCTACCTGACGCTGACCGCGGCACAGAACCTCGCGGTTGGTCTCGGCATCGCGGAAGGATCGGCTTTCTCGCCTTACGCGACTGTCGATGAAAAAATGGAACGCACCATCGAGAATCTGCTGGAGCGTTTTCGCCTGACGGATTACCGCGATCAACTAGTCTCGGAATTGCCTGGCGGCGTCCGCAAGCTGATCGACATTGCGCTTGCGGTCACGCGCAAGCCGAAAATCCTGTTGCTGGACGAGCCGACCAGCGGCGTCGCCGCCGAACAGAAATTCGCGCTGATGGATATCGTGATGGCGGCGCTCGATGACGATGTTACCGTGCTTTTTGTCGAGCACGACATGGATATCGTATCGCGCTACGCACAGCGCGTGCTTGCGTTCTACGACGGCAAGATCATCGCCGACGACTCGCCGCAGGCGGTGCTGGATAACGAGACGGTCAGGCGTCACATTACCGGAACGGCGGGGTGA
- a CDS encoding ATP-binding cassette domain-containing protein, with translation MFEAKSLHVSIKSIEILRGIDLKIGEGEMIGLVGRNGAGKTTTMRALMGILPVQRGSIAYRGKAIDGFSPNRRAALGIGYMPEDRRLVPQLTVEENVLLPVWAMKHLDSSARLKAAYDLLPEVANMRDRRALLLSGGQQKLVALARAIVAGTHFLLLDEPFEGVAPALSQRLSEVIGALRGQKLSVLIAQSDSNHSAKLLDRKYTIERGANVN, from the coding sequence ATGTTTGAAGCAAAATCACTCCACGTTTCCATCAAGTCTATCGAGATTCTGCGTGGCATCGACCTGAAGATCGGCGAGGGCGAGATGATCGGCCTCGTCGGCCGCAACGGCGCAGGCAAGACCACCACCATGCGCGCGCTGATGGGAATTCTGCCGGTGCAACGCGGCAGCATCGCGTATCGCGGCAAGGCCATCGACGGCTTTTCACCGAACCGGCGCGCTGCGCTCGGCATCGGCTACATGCCCGAAGATCGGAGGCTTGTGCCGCAACTGACCGTCGAGGAGAACGTGCTTCTACCGGTCTGGGCGATGAAGCATCTGGATTCGTCCGCGCGTCTGAAGGCTGCCTATGACTTGCTGCCGGAAGTCGCCAACATGCGCGATCGCCGTGCACTCCTGCTCAGCGGCGGGCAACAGAAGCTGGTGGCGCTCGCGCGTGCCATCGTTGCCGGCACGCATTTCCTGCTGCTGGACGAACCTTTCGAGGGTGTCGCGCCCGCGCTGTCGCAGCGGCTTTCGGAAGTCATCGGCGCGTTGCGCGGTCAGAAACTTTCCGTGCTGATCGCGCAATCCGACAGCAATCACTCGGCGAAGCTGCTCGACCGGAAATACACCATCGAGCGCGGCGCGAACGTGAACTAG